Proteins encoded within one genomic window of Panacibacter microcysteis:
- a CDS encoding electron transfer flavoprotein subunit beta/FixA family protein, translated as MKILVCISKTPDTTSKIAFKDGNTKFDESGVQWIINPYDEWYAFVRAIELKEKDPGTILHIITVGGADCDPVIRKALALGGDEAIRVNADSSDSFFIASQIAAVAGEGNYDLIFTGKETIDYNGSSIGGMVAELLDMPYISLATKFELQGTTATLNREIEGGEEVNEVALPAVVSCQKGVAEQRIPNMRGIMAARTKPLKVTEPVSVDALTSIAGFELPPAKAGVKLVAADNVEELVRLLHEEAKVI; from the coding sequence ATGAAGATACTAGTCTGCATAAGCAAAACACCAGACACTACTTCCAAAATTGCATTTAAAGACGGCAACACAAAGTTTGATGAAAGCGGGGTGCAATGGATCATCAATCCATATGATGAATGGTATGCGTTTGTAAGAGCCATTGAATTAAAAGAAAAAGACCCCGGCACAATCTTGCACATTATTACCGTTGGCGGTGCAGATTGCGATCCTGTAATAAGAAAAGCACTCGCTCTTGGCGGCGACGAAGCTATACGTGTAAATGCAGATAGTAGTGATAGCTTCTTTATTGCTTCTCAGATTGCCGCTGTAGCGGGAGAAGGCAATTATGATTTAATATTTACAGGTAAAGAAACGATCGATTATAACGGTTCTTCAATTGGTGGCATGGTTGCAGAACTGTTGGATATGCCATATATTTCTCTAGCCACGAAGTTTGAACTGCAAGGTACAACTGCAACATTAAATCGTGAGATTGAGGGTGGGGAAGAAGTAAATGAGGTTGCGTTACCCGCTGTTGTCAGCTGCCAGAAAGGTGTGGCCGAACAACGCATACCCAATATGCGTGGTATAATGGCTGCAAGAACCAAGCCTTTGAAAGTGACAGAACCTGTTTCGGTGGATGCACTTACCAGTATAGCTGGTTTTGAATTACCTCCTGCAAAAGCCGGCGTAAAACTGGTGGCAGCAGATAATGTGGAAGAGCTTGTAAGGCTGCTACATGAGGAAGCAAAGGTTATCTAA
- a CDS encoding YtxH domain-containing protein, with the protein MGAQKLLIGVLSGLVAGVAIGMLTAPASGSETRQKIADSADDVKKKLRRLRGQAADELDELKSVFESEVDGLKSDVREKVLKLIESSKKTYNHVKDEAKSF; encoded by the coding sequence ATGGGTGCTCAAAAACTTCTCATTGGTGTATTATCAGGTCTTGTTGCAGGCGTTGCTATTGGTATGCTCACAGCCCCTGCAAGTGGGAGTGAAACAAGACAGAAAATTGCCGATTCTGCTGATGATGTTAAGAAAAAATTACGTCGTTTGCGTGGCCAGGCCGCTGATGAACTGGATGAATTGAAATCTGTTTTCGAAAGCGAAGTAGATGGTTTAAAATCTGATGTGAGAGAAAAAGTGTTGAAACTTATTGAAAGCAGTAAGAAAACATACAATCACGTAAAAGATGAAGCAAAATCCTTCTAA
- a CDS encoding GNAT family N-acetyltransferase: protein MQPATRPAITMGGISIQSLGAANVDALRQLSVDTFTDTYARYNTQEDMFLYINKHFSAEQLLTEIKEACNFFFGAFSNDGQMVGYVKLRTSEKPAELATLKHIELERIYVSKAYHGKGLGSVIMQHCLAFALQQHYEVLWLGVWTKNEKAMAFYKKWGFEIFGKHTFMLGKDAQVDWLMKKHLNIPQ, encoded by the coding sequence GTGCAACCTGCCACCAGACCTGCAATAACGATGGGCGGAATTTCCATACAGTCACTCGGTGCTGCAAATGTTGATGCACTCAGGCAGTTAAGTGTAGACACTTTTACAGATACATATGCGCGTTATAATACGCAGGAGGATATGTTCTTGTACATCAACAAGCATTTTTCGGCAGAGCAGTTGCTTACGGAGATAAAAGAAGCCTGTAATTTTTTCTTTGGTGCTTTCAGCAACGACGGGCAAATGGTGGGCTACGTAAAATTGCGTACTTCAGAAAAGCCTGCTGAACTCGCAACCCTGAAACATATTGAACTGGAACGTATTTATGTTTCAAAAGCTTATCACGGTAAAGGTTTGGGTAGTGTCATCATGCAGCATTGCCTTGCTTTTGCATTGCAACAACATTACGAAGTACTGTGGCTGGGAGTGTGGACGAAAAACGAAAAAGCAATGGCTTTTTATAAAAAATGGGGTTTTGAAATTTTTGGCAAGCATACTTTTATGCTTGGCAAAGATGCCCAGGTTGACTGGCTGATGAAGAAGCACTTAAATATCCCTCAATAA
- a CDS encoding CD225/dispanin family protein, protein MENYSNQPYQQQPVSPPKNWLVEAILVTIFCCQIIGIVAIVFAAQVNSKFAAGDYAGAQSASKDAGKWTKIAFFVGIAWVALCLLWIFFWGGLAMMSNRYGY, encoded by the coding sequence ATGGAAAATTATTCTAACCAACCTTATCAGCAACAACCGGTTTCACCGCCAAAAAACTGGCTTGTTGAAGCAATTCTCGTCACCATATTTTGCTGCCAGATCATCGGTATTGTTGCCATTGTATTTGCAGCACAGGTAAACTCAAAATTTGCAGCAGGCGATTATGCCGGTGCACAAAGCGCCTCTAAAGACGCAGGTAAGTGGACGAAGATTGCCTTTTTTGTAGGCATTGCATGGGTAGCACTTTGTTTGCTGTGGATCTTTTTCTGGGGCGGCCTTGCCATGATGAGTAACAGGTATGGATATTAG
- a CDS encoding electron transfer flavoprotein subunit alpha/FixB family protein, with protein MSVLIFIDHADGQIKKASFETLTYGADLARQLNVAAEAIILGTVNDDLTTLGKYGVTKVNQVNNEALNTLDAQVYAKVLEEAVKSTGANVVVFSHNQTGKAIASRVAAGLKAGLVAGAVALPDTANGFVVKKSVFSGKAFANVNIASDIKVISLNPNSYKTIAGEGTSSVNQLNIAVPAARVKVTAVNKVSGEVPLTEAEIVVSGGRGLKGPENWGIVEDLAHALHAATACSRPVADSHWRPHHEHVGQTGVQVAPNLYIALGISGAIQHLAGVNRSKTIVVINKDAEAPFFKAADYGIVGDVFEIVPKLTEEIKKLKA; from the coding sequence ATGTCAGTTTTGATATTTATAGACCACGCAGATGGTCAGATAAAAAAGGCCTCTTTTGAAACGCTTACTTATGGTGCAGATCTTGCCAGGCAACTAAATGTTGCTGCTGAGGCAATAATTTTAGGTACTGTAAACGACGACCTTACGACACTTGGAAAATATGGTGTGACGAAAGTTAACCAGGTGAATAATGAAGCATTAAATACACTTGATGCACAGGTGTATGCAAAAGTGCTTGAAGAAGCTGTGAAATCTACCGGTGCAAATGTTGTAGTATTCTCGCATAACCAGACCGGTAAAGCAATTGCATCAAGGGTTGCGGCGGGATTGAAAGCCGGGCTTGTAGCGGGTGCAGTAGCACTGCCTGATACAGCAAACGGATTTGTGGTGAAGAAATCTGTTTTTAGCGGAAAGGCGTTTGCGAATGTGAATATCGCATCTGATATAAAGGTGATTTCCCTTAATCCAAACAGTTATAAAACAATAGCAGGAGAGGGCACATCGTCCGTTAACCAGCTAAATATTGCGGTGCCGGCAGCGAGGGTAAAAGTTACTGCTGTAAATAAAGTGAGTGGAGAAGTGCCTTTGACAGAAGCTGAAATAGTGGTAAGTGGCGGGCGTGGTTTAAAAGGGCCTGAAAACTGGGGTATTGTTGAGGATCTTGCACATGCATTACATGCGGCAACAGCCTGTAGCAGACCAGTAGCTGATAGTCACTGGAGACCACATCATGAGCATGTTGGGCAGACTGGTGTGCAGGTAGCACCAAACTTATACATTGCTTTAGGAATATCCGGCGCCATACAGCACCTTGCCGGCGTAAACAGGAGTAAGACTATCGTGGTAATTAATAAAGACGCCGAAGCGCCTTTCTTCAAAGCTGCGGACTATGGCATTGTGGGTGATGTCTTTGAAATTGTACCTAAACTTACCGAAGAAATAAAAAAGCTTAAAGCTTAA
- a CDS encoding sensor histidine kinase, translating to MKISWYNRKWGKISLHVAAWLIVLSLPYLLRVTPGNDPRPQAERNAFFILSTLTNLCWIVVFYFNLYIFTPRFLFLKRYAAYTAFQVGIFAVVMLIHASLFRSLTQRNFILGNSIGFNLVPFILALAVSTVIGMIQDRNKTDKLLVEKHEENMKTELSFLRSQISPHFLFNVLNNMLALARLKSDELEPTIFKLSSLMRYMLYEAAEEKVLLKKEIAYLQSYIDLQQQRLGSKVKVQVMMSQSADHYEIAPMLLIPFIENAFKHGVGNIEHPQIDIDLYTKDDILHFMVRNKRNSDVPEEKDKTSGIGLVNVKRRLDLLYGSNHNLLIAAKHDCFTVSLQLNLV from the coding sequence ATGAAAATCAGTTGGTATAACAGGAAGTGGGGAAAAATATCATTGCATGTTGCGGCATGGTTAATTGTTTTGTCATTGCCTTACCTGCTGCGCGTTACACCCGGTAATGATCCCAGGCCGCAGGCAGAGCGCAATGCTTTTTTTATACTTAGCACACTCACCAATCTTTGTTGGATCGTGGTGTTCTATTTTAACCTTTACATATTCACGCCCCGGTTTCTTTTCCTGAAAAGGTACGCCGCCTACACAGCTTTTCAGGTTGGTATTTTTGCTGTTGTAATGCTCATTCATGCATCACTCTTCAGGAGTCTTACGCAAAGAAATTTTATACTTGGTAATTCTATTGGCTTCAATCTTGTGCCTTTTATACTGGCCCTGGCAGTAAGTACTGTTATAGGTATGATACAGGACCGGAATAAAACCGACAAGCTTTTAGTGGAGAAGCATGAAGAAAATATGAAAACGGAGTTATCTTTTCTCCGCTCGCAGATTAGCCCACACTTTCTGTTCAATGTACTCAATAATATGCTGGCCCTTGCAAGGCTTAAAAGTGATGAGCTGGAACCAACCATATTCAAACTTTCTTCGCTCATGCGCTACATGCTGTACGAAGCAGCCGAAGAAAAAGTATTGCTGAAAAAAGAGATTGCTTACCTGCAGAGTTATATAGACCTGCAGCAACAACGACTGGGCAGTAAAGTCAAAGTGCAGGTAATGATGTCTCAATCAGCAGACCATTATGAGATTGCGCCAATGTTGTTGATCCCTTTTATAGAAAATGCTTTTAAACACGGTGTGGGAAATATAGAGCACCCGCAAATAGATATAGATCTTTATACAAAAGACGATATCCTGCATTTTATGGTACGCAATAAGCGCAACAGCGATGTGCCGGAAGAGAAAGATAAGACCTCTGGTATCGGGCTGGTAAATGTAAAGCGCCGGTTAGACCTTTTGTATGGCAGCAATCATAATTTACTGATAGCCGCTAAGCACGATTGTTTTACAGTATCACTTCAATTAAACCTGGTATAA
- a CDS encoding alpha/beta hydrolase, giving the protein MKVYFISGLGADKTVFQLLKLHNAEPVFIDWITPLKNESLPDYALRLKSFYKIPDNAFIAGLSFGGMLTTEIAKAFPSVKGILLSSAKTSKEIPFYYRTGKYFSLYKWTSPKMQRWFMLRIKSWFDLKTPAFIKVYEELIANSDTAFNNWAVSALLNWSNKIVPGNVVHVHGTIDKILPYKYVTSNYTIRKGGHLMVLEQAAEVSAIMNDIIEGYLSASSSASQPGHLCQA; this is encoded by the coding sequence ATGAAAGTATACTTCATTTCAGGCCTTGGTGCAGATAAAACAGTATTTCAGCTTTTGAAACTGCATAATGCTGAACCGGTATTTATTGACTGGATAACGCCGTTAAAAAATGAAAGCCTTCCCGATTATGCCCTGCGTTTAAAAAGTTTTTATAAAATACCGGATAATGCTTTTATAGCAGGACTTTCTTTTGGAGGTATGCTTACAACCGAAATAGCGAAAGCCTTCCCGTCAGTTAAGGGAATTTTGTTATCCAGTGCCAAAACGAGTAAAGAAATCCCGTTTTATTACCGCACCGGTAAATATTTTAGCTTGTACAAATGGACCTCGCCTAAAATGCAGCGTTGGTTTATGCTGCGTATAAAAAGCTGGTTCGATCTTAAAACACCGGCATTTATAAAAGTGTATGAAGAGCTGATTGCAAACTCTGACACTGCTTTTAATAACTGGGCGGTCTCAGCATTGCTAAACTGGAGTAACAAAATTGTGCCCGGTAATGTTGTTCATGTACACGGAACAATAGATAAAATACTGCCTTATAAATACGTAACCAGCAATTATACAATTCGTAAAGGCGGGCATTTAATGGTGCTTGAACAGGCAGCAGAAGTTTCTGCCATTATGAATGATATTATTGAGGGATATTTAAGTGCTTCTTCATCAGCCAGTCAACCTGGGCATCTTTGCCAAGCATAA
- a CDS encoding choice-of-anchor X domain-containing protein encodes MKTSRQLIVLTGLAFATFLCVSWNKNEKTTKKSKTVYDSIFAVSNADLPWADAPAMDAYLADLNGGMPGKLQRIPAAEDVLVQKIPGDNYHLLLMAVYSYENYAETTVTVDNGGEQLTLRDDGQAFDKVAGDGIFTGKIYADVKEFAKAAVMMYKSNLKDKQAQFYNREILSPENCLTGTFNPEQFEKNQAVSIAALSSASTPLLDSVRNNCIFITDVGVVEDPTRTWNPCTQTGNIDGPWTFKTIMKNLAKTSETDPTDAELSAFVMDWLHNWQVDKEMNGDTVLARTGINEHLIQPWLEKSALAGAPEGQLDMQYAPFKLTAIINRFDLRERAAGIPAGEGRYTFCLIDPTCTDAMQGTVVVEYGINSKSICDSLQNWALRWYNLKDLTLGSPEYNAALQDITDRFTLWGTAPGREANLILDAIRTNEIAFAPEDGSIKRYEFRQFNLATSPTKAIVQRLVEQIPQDKYNAQVENPDVIAMVTWVNNNGRAVKNDAYVLPESFLGGHSQILGEPVGLPTGIYHWDGVATKRSPARISNTTVRHVFSRNTCTGCHAGEIQTFFTHVDPVFFGSQATLSGFLTGTAGRGGAIDFDNIPDNDSMMVRDAAGRGGVRNSLRMFNDILRRAKDLKDFVFTPPCTLSSKDGQNVFAIRNRLMFSPLNSVH; translated from the coding sequence ATGAAAACTTCGAGACAACTGATCGTTCTTACGGGATTGGCGTTTGCCACTTTCCTTTGCGTTTCATGGAATAAGAATGAGAAAACTACCAAAAAAAGTAAGACTGTTTACGACAGTATTTTTGCGGTAAGCAATGCAGATCTGCCATGGGCCGATGCGCCTGCAATGGACGCGTACCTGGCAGATTTAAACGGCGGCATGCCCGGTAAACTGCAAAGAATACCCGCGGCAGAAGATGTACTTGTTCAAAAGATCCCGGGTGATAATTATCATCTGCTCCTGATGGCGGTGTACTCGTACGAAAATTATGCAGAGACAACTGTAACCGTAGATAATGGTGGCGAACAGCTCACGTTGCGTGATGATGGGCAGGCATTCGATAAAGTTGCGGGTGATGGTATCTTCACCGGCAAAATTTATGCGGATGTTAAAGAGTTTGCGAAAGCGGCGGTTATGATGTACAAAAGTAACCTTAAAGATAAACAGGCTCAATTCTATAACCGCGAAATACTGTCGCCCGAAAACTGTCTTACAGGTACCTTTAATCCCGAACAGTTTGAAAAGAACCAGGCCGTGTCTATAGCCGCACTCTCAAGTGCTTCTACACCTTTGCTGGATTCTGTAAGAAATAATTGCATTTTTATCACTGACGTAGGTGTGGTCGAAGATCCTACACGTACCTGGAACCCTTGCACACAAACAGGAAATATTGATGGTCCATGGACTTTTAAAACCATCATGAAAAACCTTGCTAAAACTTCCGAAACAGACCCGACTGATGCAGAACTTTCAGCTTTTGTAATGGACTGGCTTCACAACTGGCAGGTAGATAAAGAAATGAATGGTGATACTGTGTTGGCGCGTACAGGGATTAATGAGCATCTGATTCAGCCATGGCTTGAGAAAAGCGCACTTGCAGGCGCGCCTGAAGGGCAACTTGATATGCAATATGCGCCTTTCAAACTTACTGCAATTATCAATCGTTTTGATTTAAGAGAGAGAGCAGCAGGTATACCGGCCGGAGAAGGGCGATACACCTTTTGCCTTATAGATCCAACATGTACAGACGCTATGCAGGGTACCGTTGTTGTAGAATATGGCATAAATTCAAAATCAATTTGCGACAGCCTGCAAAACTGGGCGTTAAGGTGGTACAACCTGAAAGATTTAACGCTTGGCAGTCCTGAATATAACGCAGCATTGCAGGATATTACTGACCGTTTTACATTATGGGGCACTGCACCTGGCAGGGAGGCAAATCTAATTCTTGACGCCATCCGGACCAATGAAATCGCTTTTGCCCCGGAAGATGGTAGCATCAAAAGATACGAATTCAGGCAGTTTAATCTCGCCACATCACCAACCAAGGCGATTGTTCAAAGACTGGTAGAACAGATACCACAGGATAAGTACAATGCGCAGGTAGAAAATCCGGATGTAATTGCAATGGTTACATGGGTAAATAATAACGGCAGGGCTGTGAAAAATGATGCTTATGTATTGCCCGAGTCTTTTCTTGGTGGTCACTCCCAAATATTGGGTGAGCCCGTTGGACTGCCGACCGGCATTTATCACTGGGATGGTGTTGCAACTAAAAGAAGTCCTGCGCGTATTTCAAACACAACTGTAAGACACGTGTTTTCACGCAATACATGTACCGGGTGTCATGCAGGCGAAATCCAGACATTTTTCACACACGTAGATCCGGTTTTCTTCGGGTCTCAGGCCACATTATCCGGGTTTCTTACAGGAACAGCCGGCAGAGGTGGCGCCATAGATTTCGATAATATACCAGATAATGACAGTATGATGGTTCGCGATGCAGCGGGCAGGGGCGGTGTAAGAAACTCGCTGCGTATGTTCAACGATATACTGCGCAGGGCTAAAGACCTGAAAGATTTCGTTTTCACACCGCCATGTACCTTGTCTTCAAAAGATGGACAAAACGTTTTCGCTATCAGGAACCGGCTTATGTTTAGTCCGCTTAATTCAGTTCACTAA
- a CDS encoding OmpP1/FadL family transporter, with protein sequence MKRLFLLVFTAFFFTLSLHAQQPDDALKLGWFTPNGSARNLALGGANASLGGDITSNHINPAGIGLYKTNEFVLSPGFNLNNNNINYLNTKSSLSKNAFAYGTSGVVFGFPNRYQGGLASTAFSISLTQLASYNNHTYYKGSNNYSSYSEKYVEELVRDGANETAALQNYVFGSSLAFYTYLIDTTLNAAGQLSGYKSLVPVGTGIEQERDEDTKGGLHELSFAFAANAADRLYLGLGLNIPILGYNRDLTYTERDLTNNADNNFGYFTYKENYRTNGFGVNAKLGLIYKLNSTVRLGFAFHTPSFMQLTDKQRTEITTNTENYAGIVKASSDEFNSGNAGEVTYRVTTPYRAIGSISFVFNPVEETRKQRGFITADIEYVNYRGIRYNVLPENSGDFEGVDYYKALNDVIKDYYKGNINVKVGGEIKFDPWAIRLGGAYYGSPYADAALSANRIMASGGIGYRNKGFFIDLTLAQTFNTDVNFPYRLNDKANVFAEAKNNRSNIVATVGFKF encoded by the coding sequence ATGAAGAGACTTTTTTTGCTTGTTTTTACTGCCTTCTTCTTTACGCTGTCGCTGCATGCACAACAACCGGATGATGCATTGAAACTTGGTTGGTTTACCCCAAATGGCTCCGCAAGAAATCTTGCACTGGGTGGTGCCAATGCATCTTTAGGTGGAGATATTACCAGCAACCATATCAATCCCGCGGGCATTGGGCTATATAAAACAAATGAGTTTGTGCTATCGCCGGGTTTCAATCTTAATAATAACAATATCAATTACCTCAATACCAAAAGCAGTTTGTCCAAAAACGCTTTTGCTTACGGTACTTCGGGTGTCGTATTTGGTTTCCCAAACCGGTACCAGGGTGGCTTGGCAAGCACGGCATTTTCCATTTCACTTACACAACTGGCCAGTTACAACAATCACACGTATTACAAAGGCTCCAACAACTACAGTTCGTATTCTGAGAAATATGTGGAAGAACTGGTAAGAGACGGAGCTAATGAAACCGCAGCACTACAGAATTACGTTTTTGGCTCCTCACTCGCCTTCTATACTTATCTTATCGATACCACTCTAAATGCAGCTGGCCAGCTAAGCGGATACAAGTCGTTGGTTCCTGTGGGTACAGGCATAGAGCAGGAAAGAGATGAAGATACAAAAGGCGGACTGCATGAATTATCTTTTGCTTTTGCTGCAAACGCTGCAGACAGGCTTTACCTTGGATTAGGATTAAATATACCGATACTCGGTTACAACAGAGATCTTACATATACAGAAAGAGACCTAACCAACAATGCCGATAACAACTTCGGCTACTTTACCTATAAAGAAAATTATAGAACAAACGGTTTTGGCGTCAACGCCAAACTTGGTCTTATTTATAAACTAAACAGCACCGTACGCCTGGGTTTTGCTTTTCATACGCCCAGTTTTATGCAGCTAACAGACAAACAACGCACCGAAATTACTACCAACACAGAAAACTATGCAGGTATTGTAAAAGCATCAAGCGATGAATTTAACTCCGGCAATGCCGGCGAAGTTACCTATCGCGTTACCACACCTTACCGGGCTATCGGAAGCATCAGTTTTGTGTTTAACCCTGTGGAAGAAACACGCAAACAACGAGGGTTCATCACTGCAGATATTGAGTACGTTAATTATCGTGGTATCCGCTACAATGTGTTACCCGAAAACAGTGGAGATTTTGAAGGAGTAGATTATTATAAAGCCCTGAACGATGTTATAAAAGATTACTACAAAGGAAATATAAATGTGAAAGTGGGTGGAGAAATAAAGTTTGATCCCTGGGCTATAAGGTTAGGTGGTGCATACTATGGAAGTCCCTATGCAGATGCAGCGTTAAGTGCAAACCGTATTATGGCAAGTGGCGGTATTGGTTACAGAAACAAAGGCTTTTTTATAGACCTTACACTGGCACAAACATTTAATACCGACGTAAATTTTCCATACCGGCTAAATGATAAAGCCAATGTGTTTGCAGAGGCAAAAAACAATCGTTCCAATATTGTAGCTACTGTTGGCTTCAAGTTTTAA
- the proS gene encoding proline--tRNA ligase, translated as MFKMYGRHICGAAVPELFIKVPDDEVSDTTGDAMKGCSRVTKEIKHHTQIMAKEITSRAQDYSQWYNDIILKSDLADYSAVRGCMVIKPHGFALWENMRDQLDKMFKETGHVNAYFPLFVPKSLFEAEEKNAEGFAKECAVVTHYRLKTDPDNKGKLIVDPDAKLEEELVVRPTSEAIIWNTYKGWIQSYRDLPLLINQWANVVRWEMRTRLFLRTAEFLWQEGHTAHATRQEAIDETVQMLNVYATFVEEYMALPVVKGIKTESERFAGAEDTYCIEALMQDGKALQAGTSHFLGQNFAKAFDVKFSDRENKLDYVWATSWGVSTRLIGALVMAHSDDDGLILPPRIAPLQVVIVPIFKGEEQLVQISEKVNVIVKELKALGISVKYDNSDNARPGWKFAEYEKKGIPVRIAIGARDLENNVAEVARRDEKTKESISLDSIAQHVHELLEEIQQNIYNKAKAYQQEHITKSDSWDDFVKLLDEKAGFIAAHWDGTAATEEKIKELTKATIRCIPLDNEQEAGKCILTGNPSTQRVLFARAY; from the coding sequence ATGTTTAAAATGTATGGCCGGCACATTTGCGGAGCGGCGGTACCGGAGCTGTTCATAAAAGTTCCGGACGATGAAGTGAGTGACACAACAGGTGATGCCATGAAAGGCTGCAGCCGGGTAACAAAAGAAATAAAACATCATACACAAATAATGGCAAAAGAAATTACATCGAGAGCGCAGGATTACTCGCAATGGTATAATGATATCATCCTAAAGTCTGACCTGGCAGATTACAGTGCCGTGCGGGGCTGTATGGTTATTAAGCCCCATGGTTTTGCCTTGTGGGAAAATATGAGGGATCAGCTTGACAAAATGTTTAAAGAGACCGGGCATGTAAACGCATATTTTCCACTATTTGTACCGAAAAGTTTGTTTGAAGCAGAAGAAAAAAATGCAGAAGGCTTTGCCAAAGAATGTGCAGTGGTTACACACTATCGTTTAAAGACAGACCCTGACAACAAAGGCAAACTGATTGTAGACCCCGACGCAAAGCTGGAAGAAGAACTGGTGGTGCGCCCGACCAGCGAAGCAATTATCTGGAATACCTACAAAGGGTGGATTCAGTCTTACAGAGATCTTCCATTGCTGATCAACCAATGGGCAAACGTTGTGCGCTGGGAAATGCGTACACGCCTGTTTTTGCGCACCGCAGAATTTTTGTGGCAGGAAGGCCATACTGCACATGCCACCAGGCAGGAAGCAATTGACGAAACCGTACAGATGTTGAATGTTTACGCAACATTCGTGGAAGAATATATGGCACTGCCGGTTGTAAAAGGTATAAAAACAGAAAGTGAACGTTTTGCCGGTGCAGAAGATACCTATTGCATAGAAGCGTTGATGCAGGATGGTAAGGCTTTACAAGCTGGTACATCGCACTTTTTAGGACAAAATTTTGCCAAAGCGTTTGATGTAAAATTCAGCGACAGGGAAAATAAACTTGATTATGTATGGGCCACCAGCTGGGGTGTAAGCACACGTTTAATTGGCGCACTGGTTATGGCACACAGCGATGATGACGGTCTTATTCTGCCACCACGCATTGCACCGCTGCAGGTAGTAATTGTACCCATCTTTAAAGGCGAAGAACAGCTTGTGCAGATATCTGAAAAGGTAAACGTGATTGTGAAAGAACTGAAGGCGCTTGGTATTTCTGTAAAGTACGATAACTCAGATAATGCAAGACCAGGCTGGAAGTTTGCAGAATACGAGAAAAAAGGCATTCCCGTACGCATAGCCATTGGCGCAAGAGACCTTGAGAACAATGTAGCCGAAGTAGCGAGAAGAGACGAAAAAACAAAAGAAAGTATTTCGCTCGATAGCATTGCCCAACACGTACACGAATTGCTGGAAGAAATTCAGCAGAACATTTACAACAAAGCAAAAGCTTACCAGCAGGAGCATATAACAAAATCAGACAGCTGGGACGACTTTGTAAAACTGCTTGATGAGAAAGCCGGCTTTATTGCTGCACATTGGGATGGAACAGCCGCCACCGAAGAGAAGATCAAGGAACTTACCAAGGCAACAATTCGTTGTATTCCCCTGGATAATGAGCAGGAAGCAGGCAAATGTATACTGACAGGCAATCCCTCTACGCAACGGGTGTTGTTTGCAAGAGCTTACTGA
- a CDS encoding DUF2752 domain-containing protein — protein MFHTVTGLHCPGCGTQRAFVALLHGDIPNAMHNNLLAVLLAPVLLYSLLLELQTAQKRTQKHLFYSVKFARIIILAVIVFTVVRNIPLYPFTLLAPL, from the coding sequence ATGTTCCATACTGTTACAGGCTTGCATTGCCCCGGCTGCGGCACCCAGCGTGCGTTTGTTGCATTATTACACGGAGACATTCCAAATGCAATGCATAATAACCTGCTTGCGGTACTGTTAGCGCCTGTATTGCTTTATAGTTTATTGCTAGAGCTACAAACTGCTCAAAAACGCACGCAAAAGCATCTGTTTTACAGCGTAAAATTTGCGCGCATCATTATACTCGCAGTGATAGTTTTTACGGTCGTACGAAATATTCCGCTTTATCCTTTTACCTTGCTCGCTCCGTTGTAG